In Streptomyces sp. NBC_00483, a single window of DNA contains:
- a CDS encoding PP2C family protein-serine/threonine phosphatase codes for MTTRPSSTTSLPETFGTLGVSARRLAAGAGPDGGEGGDLHGVVDTPYGTRLLIGDVMGKGTELSRTADAVLRTWRRLACVQRTLEVLAVRLHSLVAHSEDPDRFVTATLVTVAPDGSAEVVCCGHPPPLLIRDGSAVPAAVPTPAPPLGLLDLAHGWCGAEQISAAAWDRMLLHTDGATEARDADSEFYPLAERATELSALPLAPFTAALSADLLHHAGGRLQDDATLLALEPLNSAPPAPR; via the coding sequence ATGACCACCCGTCCGTCATCGACCACCTCCCTGCCCGAGACGTTCGGCACGCTCGGCGTCAGCGCCCGGCGGCTGGCGGCCGGCGCGGGGCCGGACGGCGGCGAGGGCGGTGATCTGCACGGCGTCGTGGACACGCCGTACGGGACCCGGCTGCTCATCGGGGACGTGATGGGCAAGGGGACCGAGCTGTCCCGCACCGCCGACGCGGTCCTGCGGACCTGGCGCCGGCTCGCGTGCGTGCAGCGGACGTTGGAGGTGCTCGCGGTGCGGCTGCACTCGCTGGTCGCGCACTCCGAGGACCCCGACAGATTCGTCACCGCCACGCTGGTGACGGTCGCCCCCGACGGCTCCGCCGAAGTGGTCTGCTGCGGGCATCCGCCGCCCCTGCTGATCCGTGACGGGTCCGCGGTACCGGCCGCCGTGCCCACCCCGGCGCCGCCGCTCGGGCTGCTCGACCTCGCGCACGGCTGGTGCGGCGCCGAGCAGATATCCGCGGCCGCCTGGGACCGGATGCTGCTGCACACCGACGGCGCCACCGAGGCCCGCGACGCGGACAGCGAGTTCTACCCCCTCGCCGAGCGCGCCACCGAGCTGAGCGCACTGCCGCTCGCCCCGTTCACCGCCGCGCTCTCGGCCGACCTGCTGCACCACGCCGGAGGCCGCCTCCAGGACGACGCCACGCTGCTGGCACTGGAGCCGTTGAACTCCGCGCCGCCCGCCCCGCGCTGA
- a CDS encoding DUF5133 domain-containing protein, whose translation MLLAHPALLTDLIREYEMLSALDADDGGPAAQRRLDDIGYSLCMATGTSDVDAALVAARHRLPGARVHDDSALTARRRRTPRVPRHR comes from the coding sequence ATGCTCCTCGCCCATCCCGCCCTGTTGACCGACCTCATCCGCGAGTACGAGATGCTCAGCGCGCTCGACGCCGACGACGGGGGACCTGCCGCGCAGCGCCGGCTCGACGACATCGGATACAGCCTGTGCATGGCCACCGGCACGAGCGACGTGGACGCGGCACTCGTCGCCGCCCGACACCGGCTGCCCGGGGCGCGCGTGCACGACGACTCGGCACTCACCGCGCGTCGACGCAGGACACCACGGGTGCCGCGCCACCGGTGA
- a CDS encoding DUF4232 domain-containing protein, translating to MRARHVTRHATAAVTAALALTALTVPTAGAADSAALARCGENDVTVRAEPSDDNADILKLSVRNDSSKACLVDRVPTVTYGELDGAALPLPTVPHAGRALAAHDTAYAAVLSVSDPEDAKDEAPAVMYVTVAAIPDLQGRSFQALTLGSPTGVRVWEPVTTLWQSSASGAQQVLEEETTGRGTLAV from the coding sequence ATGCGCGCTCGTCACGTCACACGTCATGCCACGGCGGCCGTCACCGCCGCCCTCGCCCTGACGGCACTCACCGTGCCCACCGCGGGAGCGGCCGACTCCGCCGCACTCGCGCGCTGCGGCGAGAACGATGTGACCGTGCGGGCCGAGCCCTCGGACGACAACGCCGACATCCTGAAGCTGAGCGTGCGCAACGATTCCTCGAAGGCCTGCCTCGTCGACCGCGTACCGACGGTCACGTACGGAGAGCTGGACGGGGCGGCGCTGCCGCTGCCGACGGTGCCGCACGCCGGGCGGGCGCTGGCCGCGCACGACACGGCGTACGCGGCGGTCCTGTCGGTCTCCGACCCGGAGGACGCCAAGGACGAGGCACCCGCCGTCATGTACGTGACGGTCGCCGCGATCCCCGACCTTCAGGGCCGCAGCTTCCAGGCGCTGACCCTCGGTTCACCGACCGGCGTACGGGTGTGGGAGCCCGTGACGACGCTGTGGCAGTCCTCCGCCTCGGGGGCCCAGCAGGTGCTGGAGGAGGAGACCACGGGCCGCGGCACGCTGGCGGTCTGA
- a CDS encoding TetR/AcrR family transcriptional regulator: MTVSDQQPSAPAEGLRARRRRQTRSELHAATVRLAREHGFAQVTVEMISKEAGVSPRTFFNYFPSKEAALFALPGTVPPALADRFAAGEGSGTDAVLRDLGDILADHLQEAAPEPQELEDSLRIAEGVPSVLATFLAQCEAVERDLAGLIARRTGTSAEGETAELLAGVAMATVRSGIKRWHQSGTHADEGSGPAERVRESFDALRSLMGPAAVK, translated from the coding sequence GTGACCGTCTCCGACCAGCAACCGAGCGCCCCCGCCGAGGGACTGCGCGCTCGCAGGCGTCGCCAGACGCGCAGCGAGCTGCACGCGGCCACGGTCCGGCTGGCCCGGGAGCACGGCTTCGCGCAGGTCACGGTCGAGATGATCAGCAAGGAGGCCGGCGTCTCACCGCGGACCTTCTTCAACTACTTCCCCAGCAAGGAAGCCGCCCTCTTCGCTCTGCCCGGCACCGTGCCGCCCGCTCTCGCGGACCGGTTCGCCGCGGGGGAGGGGAGCGGGACCGACGCCGTGCTGCGCGACCTCGGCGACATTCTCGCCGACCACCTCCAGGAAGCGGCTCCCGAGCCGCAGGAACTGGAGGACTCGCTGCGCATCGCGGAGGGCGTGCCCTCGGTCCTGGCCACGTTCCTCGCCCAGTGCGAGGCGGTCGAACGGGACCTCGCCGGACTCATCGCCCGGCGCACCGGCACATCCGCGGAGGGGGAGACGGCCGAACTGCTCGCGGGCGTCGCCATGGCGACCGTACGCAGCGGGATCAAGCGGTGGCACCAGTCGGGCACGCACGCCGACGAAGGCTCAGGGCCCGCCGAGCGCGTACGCGAATCCTTCGATGCGCTGCGCTCGCTGATGGGGCCGGCCGCCGTGAAGTAG
- a CDS encoding MDR family MFS transporter: MTHAPASEGIDSGSPDPAADGIEESTVKPHNFGLIFAALMLTMLLGALDQTIVSTALPTIVGELNGIEHMAWITTAYILAATIGMPVYGKLGDLMGRKNIFLAGIALFLVGSVVCGLAQNMGTLIAGRALQGLGGGGLMITSQAIIADLVPPRERAKYMAPMGAVFGLSSVVGPLLGGWFTDEHSWRWAFWINLPLGVLAFFVAAVAIKLPRKAVKVTLDYLGTALMAAAVTCTVLFASWGGTQYEWSDPLVIGLGIGAVVAWVLFFFAEKRAEEPVIPLHLFRSPIFNVATLLGMIVIGLGMFAIVGYMPTYLQMVYGKSATESGLLLIPMVVGIMGTALPSGAIMSKTGKYKVYPIAGTAIIMLTAYLMSTLDVSDPVWLVCVYVGLAGAGVGLMMQTLVLAVQNDFPGSEVGTATSANNFFREIGATLGTAVVGAVFASRLTDQLASRIPAEAAAKVGDSDSLTPALVRALPADLRDTVVNSYQEALVPIFLYLLPVFAVGLVLAFVLKEKPLADNADWHAENAGPAGEAGPTLEKEPEPVA, translated from the coding sequence ATGACGCACGCCCCCGCTTCCGAGGGCATCGACTCCGGCAGCCCCGACCCGGCGGCCGACGGGATCGAAGAGAGCACGGTCAAGCCGCACAACTTCGGCCTGATCTTCGCCGCGCTGATGCTGACCATGCTGCTCGGCGCGCTCGACCAGACCATCGTCTCGACCGCCCTGCCGACCATCGTCGGCGAGCTCAACGGCATCGAGCACATGGCCTGGATCACCACCGCGTACATCCTCGCCGCCACCATCGGCATGCCGGTCTACGGCAAGCTCGGCGACCTCATGGGCCGCAAGAACATCTTTCTCGCGGGCATAGCCCTGTTCCTGGTGGGCTCGGTGGTCTGTGGACTCGCCCAGAACATGGGCACGTTGATCGCCGGTCGCGCCCTCCAGGGCCTCGGCGGCGGTGGCCTCATGATCACCTCGCAGGCGATCATCGCCGACCTGGTGCCGCCGCGTGAGCGCGCCAAGTACATGGCCCCGATGGGCGCCGTGTTCGGTCTGTCCTCCGTCGTCGGGCCGCTGCTCGGCGGCTGGTTCACCGATGAGCACTCCTGGCGCTGGGCGTTCTGGATCAACCTGCCGCTCGGCGTTCTCGCGTTCTTCGTCGCCGCCGTCGCGATCAAGCTGCCGCGCAAGGCCGTCAAGGTCACGCTCGACTACCTCGGCACGGCGCTGATGGCCGCGGCCGTCACCTGCACGGTGCTCTTCGCGAGCTGGGGCGGCACGCAGTACGAGTGGTCCGACCCGCTGGTCATCGGCCTCGGCATCGGAGCGGTCGTCGCCTGGGTGCTGTTCTTCTTCGCGGAGAAGCGTGCCGAGGAGCCGGTCATTCCGCTGCACCTGTTCCGCAGCCCGATCTTCAACGTCGCCACTCTGCTCGGCATGATCGTCATCGGTCTCGGCATGTTCGCGATCGTCGGCTACATGCCCACCTACCTGCAGATGGTGTACGGCAAGTCGGCCACCGAGTCCGGACTGCTGCTGATCCCCATGGTCGTCGGCATCATGGGCACCGCCCTGCCGTCCGGCGCGATCATGTCCAAGACCGGCAAGTACAAGGTCTATCCGATCGCCGGTACCGCGATCATCATGCTCACCGCGTACCTGATGTCGACGCTCGACGTGTCCGACCCGGTCTGGCTGGTGTGCGTGTACGTCGGTCTCGCGGGCGCGGGCGTCGGCCTGATGATGCAGACCCTCGTACTGGCCGTGCAGAACGACTTCCCGGGCTCGGAGGTCGGCACCGCCACCTCCGCGAACAACTTCTTCCGGGAGATCGGCGCGACCCTCGGTACCGCCGTGGTCGGCGCCGTGTTCGCCAGCCGCCTCACCGACCAGCTGGCCTCGCGCATCCCTGCCGAGGCGGCGGCCAAGGTCGGCGACAGCGACTCGCTGACCCCGGCGCTGGTCCGCGCCCTGCCGGCCGACCTGCGCGACACGGTCGTCAACTCGTACCAGGAAGCGCTCGTCCCGATCTTCCTGTACCTGCTGCCCGTCTTCGCGGTCGGCCTGGTCCTCGCCTTCGTCCTGAAGGAGAAGCCGCTCGCCGACAACGCCGACTGGCACGCGGAGAACGCGGGACCGGCCGGCGAGGCGGGACCCACGCTGGAGAAGGAGCCCGAGCCGGTCGCCTGA
- a CDS encoding pyridoxamine 5'-phosphate oxidase family protein: MSQAAPARSAKQRKQDTLDRLEREVDAWVATAGPEGGAPYMMPLSFLWRDECLYVSTRATNPVARNLVASGRVHLGIGPTRDVVHITGRCEALSADEVTDEFADTFAASAGFDPRAADGPYVYFRIRPVRIQAWREANELAGRDLMRDGVWLDED; encoded by the coding sequence ATGTCACAGGCCGCGCCCGCCCGTTCGGCGAAGCAGCGCAAGCAGGACACCCTCGACCGCCTGGAACGGGAGGTCGACGCGTGGGTCGCGACGGCCGGGCCCGAGGGCGGCGCGCCGTACATGATGCCGCTGTCGTTCCTGTGGCGGGACGAGTGTCTGTACGTGTCGACGCGGGCCACCAATCCGGTGGCGCGCAACCTCGTGGCGAGCGGGCGGGTGCACCTCGGCATCGGGCCGACGCGGGACGTCGTGCACATCACGGGGCGCTGCGAGGCACTCTCCGCCGACGAGGTCACCGACGAATTCGCGGACACGTTCGCCGCGAGCGCCGGGTTCGATCCGCGTGCGGCCGACGGCCCGTACGTGTACTTCCGCATCCGGCCCGTGCGCATCCAGGCCTGGCGCGAGGCGAACGAGCTGGCGGGTCGTGACCTGATGCGGGACGGGGTGTGGCTGGACGAGGACTGA
- a CDS encoding sigma-70 family RNA polymerase sigma factor has product MADAEVLAARFEEHRPRLRAVAHRMLGSSAEADDVVQEAWLRLSRTDDADTIDNLAAWLTTVVSRICLNALRARATRREDPLEVQEHERGEGPVDPADEAVTSDSLGLALMVVLDRLAPAERLAFVLHDLFTVPFDEIAPIVERTPAATRQLASRARRRVREADPRATEAADRERRREVVEAFLAATQGGDFEALLTVLDPEVVVRSDAAAIAMGSEPEVIGARAVASLYAGRAKAARLALVDGTAGVVWTHAGTLKVAFAVEVDLTTDPPRITGIELVADEKRLASMDVVPLRRRRRPASGGQSPDGAE; this is encoded by the coding sequence ATGGCCGATGCCGAAGTCCTGGCCGCCCGTTTCGAGGAGCACCGCCCGCGGCTGCGCGCTGTCGCCCACCGGATGCTCGGTTCGTCCGCGGAGGCCGACGACGTGGTGCAGGAGGCGTGGCTCCGGCTCAGTCGCACGGACGATGCCGACACCATCGACAACCTCGCCGCCTGGCTGACCACGGTCGTCTCCCGTATCTGCCTCAACGCGCTGCGCGCCCGCGCCACCCGCCGCGAGGACCCGCTCGAGGTCCAGGAGCACGAGAGGGGCGAAGGCCCCGTGGACCCGGCGGACGAGGCGGTCACGTCCGACTCCCTGGGCCTCGCGCTCATGGTCGTCCTCGACCGACTGGCCCCCGCGGAGCGCCTGGCCTTCGTGCTGCACGACCTGTTCACCGTGCCGTTCGACGAGATCGCGCCCATCGTCGAGCGCACCCCCGCCGCCACCCGCCAGCTGGCCAGCCGCGCGCGGCGCCGGGTGCGCGAGGCCGACCCGCGCGCCACGGAGGCGGCGGACCGCGAGCGTCGCCGCGAGGTCGTCGAGGCCTTCCTGGCGGCGACGCAGGGCGGTGACTTCGAGGCGCTGCTCACCGTGCTCGACCCGGAGGTCGTGGTCCGCTCGGACGCCGCGGCGATCGCCATGGGCTCGGAGCCGGAGGTGATCGGCGCGCGTGCGGTGGCCTCCCTGTACGCGGGCCGTGCCAAGGCTGCCCGGCTCGCCCTGGTCGACGGCACGGCCGGCGTCGTGTGGACGCACGCGGGCACCCTCAAGGTGGCCTTCGCCGTCGAGGTCGACCTCACGACGGACCCGCCCCGCATCACCGGCATCGAACTCGTGGCGGACGAGAAGAGGTTGGCGTCGATGGACGTGGTGCCCCTGCGCCGCCGCAGGCGCCCGGCCTCCGGCGGTCAGTCCCCGGACGGCGCCGAATAG
- a CDS encoding GNAT family N-acetyltransferase, which translates to MRAVHHADGYPTNWPRDPAGWLSDGDVVGAWVGCHDERVVGHVLLARPASGDVAPTLVPAGTSVAVVGRLFVAPSARGHRLGAALLGRAAREARRHGSLAVLDVVTTDSAAIALYERLGWRFLAQGQQEWGPGELVDVRCYSAPSGD; encoded by the coding sequence ATGCGCGCCGTGCATCACGCGGACGGTTATCCGACCAATTGGCCGAGGGATCCCGCGGGTTGGCTGAGTGACGGCGATGTCGTGGGCGCGTGGGTCGGATGCCACGACGAGCGCGTCGTCGGGCACGTCCTGCTGGCCCGGCCCGCCTCGGGCGACGTGGCACCCACCCTCGTCCCGGCGGGCACTTCGGTCGCCGTGGTGGGGCGGCTGTTCGTGGCGCCGTCCGCGCGCGGCCACCGGCTGGGCGCGGCGCTCCTGGGCCGGGCCGCGCGCGAGGCCCGTCGGCACGGCTCCCTGGCCGTGCTCGACGTCGTCACCACCGACTCCGCCGCGATCGCGCTGTACGAACGGCTCGGGTGGCGGTTCCTCGCGCAGGGCCAACAGGAGTGGGGGCCGGGCGAGTTGGTGGACGTCAGGTGCTATTCGGCGCCGTCCGGGGACTGA
- a CDS encoding maleylpyruvate isomerase N-terminal domain-containing protein, translating to MDHFSRSADLSSRSTELFSRSWAALRAAVADLPEPAFEQPSGCTGWLVRDLVCHLVIDAQDVLITLATPASTEPTVDAVTYWHVGDEPPTGEDPLDALTVRLAAAYQDPALLTFHLDDVGAAAGRAAGLADPDARVSTQEQVLTVGDYLTAYVLEWTLHHLDLIAHLPDVPGPPAEGLARARALLEGTAGTAFPEPWRDMDVLLVGTGRRPATEREKKELGALAGKLPLVIG from the coding sequence GTGGATCACTTCTCGCGTTCGGCGGACCTCTCCTCGCGTTCGACGGAACTCTTCTCGCGCTCATGGGCCGCGTTGCGCGCCGCGGTCGCCGACCTCCCCGAGCCGGCCTTCGAGCAGCCCTCCGGCTGCACCGGCTGGCTGGTGCGGGACCTGGTGTGTCACCTGGTCATCGACGCGCAGGACGTGCTGATCACCCTCGCCACCCCCGCGTCGACGGAGCCGACCGTCGACGCCGTGACGTACTGGCACGTGGGCGACGAGCCGCCGACCGGTGAGGACCCGCTCGACGCGCTGACCGTCCGCCTCGCCGCCGCCTATCAGGACCCGGCGCTGCTCACGTTCCACCTCGACGACGTCGGAGCGGCTGCGGGGCGTGCCGCCGGGCTCGCCGACCCGGACGCGCGCGTGAGCACGCAGGAGCAGGTCCTCACGGTGGGCGACTACCTCACCGCGTACGTCCTGGAGTGGACGCTGCACCACCTCGACCTGATCGCCCATCTCCCGGACGTGCCGGGGCCGCCGGCCGAGGGTCTGGCACGGGCGCGGGCGCTCCTGGAGGGGACCGCCGGCACCGCGTTCCCGGAGCCGTGGCGCGACATGGACGTGCTGCTCGTCGGAACGGGGCGCCGACCTGCGACGGAGCGGGAGAAGAAGGAACTCGGCGCGCTGGCGGGGAAGTTGCCCCTCGTGATCGGCTGA
- a CDS encoding ABC transporter substrate-binding protein, which yields MSRIRAACACAVTLSLALAATACGGGSPTSGGSDDSPKTLTYWASNQGASIEVDKKVLQPELDKFEKQSGIKVKLEVVPWSSLLDRILTATTSGQGPDVLNIGNTWSASLQASGALLPWDAKNFDKIGGKDRFVASALGSAGVQGKDPAAVPLYSMAYALYYNKQMFKDAGIAKPPATWDEVVAAGKKISKGGKWGIGAEGSNLSNNIHQVFVLAKQHGADWFTADGKPDFTSAGAVAGVKQYVDLMAKDKIVAPGNAEYAQNQSLSDFSKDKTAMVLWQTASATFKTQGMKEDEWGVVPAPVQSGAPGQGRSTNSMVAGINMAVFKDTDNLGGATKFVKFMTSDPEQKILNKAYGSIPPVKSAQNDAAFNVPAVATLKETISTSAAPLPQVADESQFETAVGTAVKELFADAAAGRPVTTATVKAKLAKAQQQMPTK from the coding sequence ATGAGCAGAATCCGCGCCGCCTGTGCCTGTGCCGTCACCCTCTCGCTCGCCCTCGCGGCCACCGCCTGCGGCGGCGGTTCGCCGACCAGCGGTGGATCCGACGACTCCCCGAAGACCCTCACGTACTGGGCCTCGAACCAGGGGGCCAGCATCGAGGTCGACAAGAAGGTCCTCCAGCCGGAACTCGACAAGTTCGAGAAGCAGTCCGGCATCAAGGTGAAGCTGGAGGTCGTTCCCTGGTCCAGCCTCCTCGACCGGATCCTCACCGCGACCACCTCGGGCCAGGGCCCGGACGTCCTCAACATCGGCAACACCTGGAGCGCCTCGCTGCAGGCGAGCGGCGCGCTGCTGCCCTGGGACGCCAAGAACTTCGACAAGATCGGCGGGAAGGACCGGTTCGTCGCCTCCGCGCTGGGCTCCGCGGGGGTGCAGGGCAAGGACCCGGCCGCGGTGCCGCTGTACTCCATGGCGTACGCGCTGTACTACAACAAGCAGATGTTCAAGGACGCGGGAATAGCGAAGCCCCCGGCGACCTGGGACGAGGTCGTAGCCGCCGGCAAGAAGATCTCCAAGGGCGGCAAGTGGGGCATCGGAGCCGAGGGTTCGAACCTGTCCAACAACATCCACCAGGTCTTCGTCCTCGCCAAGCAGCACGGCGCCGACTGGTTCACCGCGGACGGCAAGCCCGACTTCACCTCGGCCGGCGCGGTCGCGGGCGTGAAGCAGTACGTCGACCTGATGGCCAAGGACAAGATCGTCGCGCCGGGCAACGCCGAGTACGCGCAGAACCAGTCCCTGAGCGACTTCTCCAAGGACAAGACGGCGATGGTGCTGTGGCAGACCGCCTCCGCGACCTTCAAGACGCAGGGCATGAAGGAGGACGAGTGGGGCGTGGTGCCCGCGCCCGTGCAGTCCGGCGCGCCGGGCCAGGGCCGCAGCACCAACTCCATGGTCGCCGGCATCAACATGGCCGTCTTCAAGGACACCGACAACCTCGGCGGCGCCACCAAGTTCGTGAAGTTCATGACCAGTGACCCCGAGCAGAAGATCCTCAACAAGGCGTACGGGTCCATCCCGCCGGTCAAGTCTGCGCAGAACGACGCCGCGTTCAACGTCCCGGCCGTCGCGACGCTCAAGGAGACCATCTCCACGAGCGCGGCGCCGCTGCCCCAGGTCGCCGACGAGTCGCAGTTCGAGACCGCCGTCGGTACGGCCGTGAAGGAACTCTTCGCGGACGCCGCCGCGGGCCGGCCCGTCACCACCGCCACCGTCAAGGCCAAGCTCGCCAAGGCGCAGCAGCAGATGCCGACCAAGTGA
- a CDS encoding carbohydrate ABC transporter permease: protein MTTTPTTTVERSAEPAVGPKSPKAAGGRARRPGRIRRFGLPYLLLLPALVLELLVHLVPMAMGILMSFKQLTRLFLRDWTTAPWSGLDNFKVAVDFDGAIGEALLKSFVTTCLFTVSSVALCWVIGTAAAVFMQESFKGRGLLRALFLVPYALPVYAAVITWVFLFQHDNGLVNHVLHDQLGITDKPSFWLIGDNSFIALLTVSVWKGWPFAFLIVMAGLQNISKDLYEAAALDGAGMWQQLRRITLPSLRPVNQVLVLVLFLWTFNDFNTPYVMFGKAAPGAADLISVHIYQASFVTWDFGTGSAMSVLLLLFLLVVTGVYLVLTSRGRKTADV, encoded by the coding sequence ATGACGACCACACCCACCACGACGGTCGAACGGTCGGCCGAGCCGGCCGTCGGCCCCAAGTCCCCCAAGGCGGCGGGCGGTCGGGCCCGCCGCCCCGGACGGATCCGCCGGTTCGGCCTGCCCTACCTCCTGCTCCTGCCCGCCCTGGTGCTTGAACTCCTCGTCCACCTGGTGCCCATGGCCATGGGCATCCTGATGAGCTTCAAGCAGCTCACCCGGCTCTTCCTGCGCGACTGGACCACCGCCCCCTGGAGCGGCCTCGACAACTTCAAGGTCGCCGTCGACTTCGACGGCGCCATCGGCGAGGCGCTCCTCAAGTCCTTCGTCACCACCTGCCTGTTCACCGTGTCCTCGGTCGCCCTGTGCTGGGTGATCGGCACGGCGGCGGCGGTCTTCATGCAGGAGTCCTTCAAGGGGCGCGGCCTGCTGCGCGCCCTGTTCCTCGTCCCGTACGCGCTGCCCGTGTACGCCGCCGTCATCACCTGGGTGTTCCTGTTCCAGCACGACAACGGCCTGGTGAACCACGTGCTGCACGACCAGCTCGGCATCACCGACAAACCGTCGTTCTGGCTGATCGGGGACAACAGCTTCATCGCGCTGCTCACCGTCTCCGTGTGGAAGGGCTGGCCGTTCGCCTTCCTCATCGTGATGGCGGGACTGCAGAACATCTCGAAAGACCTGTACGAGGCCGCGGCCCTCGACGGCGCGGGCATGTGGCAGCAGCTGCGCCGCATCACGCTGCCGTCGCTGCGGCCCGTCAACCAGGTCCTCGTCCTCGTCCTGTTCCTCTGGACGTTCAACGACTTCAACACCCCGTACGTGATGTTCGGCAAGGCGGCGCCCGGGGCCGCGGACCTGATCTCGGTCCACATCTATCAAGCGTCCTTCGTGACATGGGACTTCGGCACAGGGTCCGCGATGTCCGTCCTGTTGCTGCTGTTCCTGCTCGTCGTGACGGGCGTGTACCTGGTGCTCACGTCCAGGGGGAGGAAGACCGCCGATGTCTGA
- a CDS encoding carbohydrate ABC transporter permease translates to MSDTQLAPARFRSPSAPPRSFLWSRRIFLTLLAGFVLLPVYVMVSSSLKPLQDVQGAFRWIPSSLTIRPYIDIWSTVPLARYFMNSLVVAGVATVCSVVVAVFAAYAVSRYRFRGKRVFTVTVLSTQMLPGILFLLPLFLIYVNIGNATGIALFGSRGGLILTYMTFTLPFSIWMLIGYFESVPRDLDEAALVDGCGPIGALFRIIVPAAIPGIVAVAVYAFMTAWGEVLFASVMTNDTTRTLSVGLGAYANLNDVYWNQIMAASLVVSVPVVAGFLLLQRYLVTGLTAGAVK, encoded by the coding sequence ATGTCTGACACACAGCTGGCGCCTGCGCGGTTCAGGTCGCCGTCGGCGCCGCCGCGCTCCTTCCTCTGGTCCCGCCGGATCTTCCTCACCCTGCTCGCCGGCTTCGTCCTGCTGCCCGTCTACGTGATGGTGTCCAGCTCGCTCAAGCCGCTCCAGGACGTCCAGGGCGCGTTCCGCTGGATCCCCAGCAGCCTGACGATCCGCCCCTACATCGACATCTGGTCGACTGTCCCGCTGGCCCGCTACTTCATGAACTCGCTGGTCGTGGCGGGTGTGGCGACAGTCTGCTCGGTGGTCGTCGCGGTCTTCGCCGCGTACGCGGTCAGCCGCTACCGCTTCCGCGGCAAGCGCGTCTTCACGGTGACGGTGCTGTCGACGCAGATGCTCCCCGGCATCCTCTTCCTGCTGCCGCTGTTCCTGATCTACGTCAACATCGGCAACGCCACCGGCATCGCCCTGTTCGGCTCGCGCGGCGGGCTGATCCTCACGTACATGACGTTCACGCTGCCGTTCTCGATCTGGATGCTCATCGGGTACTTCGAGTCGGTGCCGCGCGATCTCGACGAGGCGGCTCTCGTCGACGGATGCGGGCCGATCGGGGCCCTCTTCCGGATCATCGTTCCGGCGGCGATCCCCGGCATCGTGGCCGTCGCCGTCTACGCGTTCATGACCGCGTGGGGCGAGGTCCTCTTCGCCTCCGTCATGACCAACGACACCACCCGCACGCTCTCCGTCGGCCTCGGCGCCTACGCCAACCTCAACGACGTGTACTGGAACCAGATCATGGCCGCCTCGCTCGTCGTGAGCGTGCCCGTCGTGGCCGGCTTCCTGCTGCTCCAGCGCTACCTCGTGACCGGCCTGACCGCCGGAGCCGTCAAGTGA